Proteins encoded within one genomic window of Rhododendron vialii isolate Sample 1 chromosome 1a, ASM3025357v1:
- the LOC131329648 gene encoding protein FAR1-RELATED SEQUENCE 5-like, with translation MSAIGRLPISSSQFDKMEEQDRSNIDPTPMFRAPPSRMQSLEDIAVSPSPSQPCQSSVNSCQEIYTPQVKNDVIPKIDQEFVNLDDVLKFYNDYAREAGFSVRINSSRLGENGKVMRKEYVCFKEGERRNSKATSRRRGLTRERCGAKLAVVRKGEVFVVSKFVEGHNHELTTPRKVHLLKSHRRVSAAQKALTQQLSAANVPTYQQMSIFELQAGGIENVGFLPRDLYNDKRDTKNVVHGHDANILYEHFEIEQQKNPGFRFTFERDDKDRMTHCFWADATSRKSYQYFGDVVVFDTTYYTNKYSLIFAPILGVNHHRQTTLLGCAFLSDEKTDSFVWFFNEWLKAMPGGPPKMIITDQDPAMTRAIASALPNTFHRYCIWHIVSKFSEKLGGLLYKEHYDELKKCIWNSETPGEFDARWAAIVGNSKLSNNKWLQDMYEIRDRWVPAYTNHMFSAHMTSSQRAEISHSFFKRYVSKENSMMDFVTRFNRALAKIRHNELDFDHKDVNEKPLLKTSWAMEKKMSEIYTRTIFERFQEEIFQINAYVVTLIRENEHWCLWNVQREEMEGARIREISVDKSLNRVSCSCKMFEFDGIPCRHLLAYLFRIQIRELPTKYILQRWTKTAKAGRVMDDLGSGVKEICNSSLLVRRQGLFQLACTVIDDAVLDEEESEVVREALESSQKKIALMRSSRKDGSTSRIQVPSSLGSQHCLKEPLQVRAKGCGKRLKGGKEKAVKQRRKCNGCGLTGQLHDKRNCPKLMNMSSQDVRLSDDEDDDEDDVDDEL, from the exons ATGTCTGCCATTGGTAGGTTACCCATAAGTAGCTCACAATTTGATAAAATGGAAGAACAAGATCGATCGAACATTGATCCAACCCCTATGTTTCGAGCACCACCGTCGAG aatgCAATCTTTGGAAGACATAGCAGTATCACCTTCACCATCCCAACCGTGTCAATCATCTGTGAATTCTTGTCAAGAAATTTACACTCCTCAAGTTAAAAATGACGTGATACCGAAAATTGACCAAGAATTTGTCAACTTAGACGACGTTCTGAAATTTTACAACGATTATGCTAGAGAAGCTGGATTTAGTGTGCGAATCAATTCTAGTAGGTTGGGTGAGAATGGTAAAGTAATGAGGAAGGAGTACGTTTGTTTTAAAGAAGGGGAGAGGAGAAATTCTAAGGCCACTTCACGACGTCGGGGTTTAACTAGAGAGCGTTGTGGTGCAAAACTAGCTGTCGTGAGAAAAGGTGAAGTGTTTGTTGTATCAAAATTTGTCGAGGGTCATAACCATGAGCTTACAACGCCAAGAAAGGTGCATTTGTTAAAATCTCATCGTCGAGTGTCAGCCGCACAAAAAGCTTTAACGCAACAATTATCTGCTGCTAATGTGCCAACTTACCAACAAATGAGTATTTTTGAGTTGCAAGCGGGGGGTATTGAAAATGTAGGATTTTTACCCCGAGATCTTTACAATGATAAAAGAGATACGAAGAATGTAGTACATGGTCATGACGCAAACATATTATATGAGCATTTCGAGattgaacaacaaaagaatCCAGGTTTCAGGTTCACATTCGAGAGAGATGACAAGGATAGAATGACTCATTGTTTTTGGGCGGATGCGACCTCTAGAAAGTCATATCAATATTTTGGGGATGTGGTAGTGTTTGATACTACGTACTATACAAACAAATATTCTTTGATATTTGCACCTATATTGGGGGTCAACCACCACAGGCAAACAACACTTCTTGGGTGTGCGTTCTTGAGTGACGAAAAAACTGATTCGTTTGTGTGGTTCTTCAATGAATGGTTAAAAGCGATGCCAGGTGGACCAcccaaaatgatcataactgatCAAGATCCAGCAATGACAAGAGCAATTGCTTCTGCTCTTCCGAATACGTTTCATCGATATTGTATTTGGCACATTGTGAgcaaattttctgaaaaattgggTGGACTTTTATATAAGGAACATTATGATGAGTTGAAGAAATGTATATGGAATTCTGAAACACCTGGAGAGTTCGATGCAAGATGGGCAGCTATTGTAGGAAACTCTAAGTTGTCCAACAATAAATGGTTGCAGGACATGTATGAAATTCGTGATAGATGGGTTCCTGCATATACGAACCACATGTTTTCTGcccacatgactagtagtcaacGGGCTGAAATTTCTCATTCGTTTTTCAAGCGCTATGTCTCCAAAGAAAATTCAATGATGGATTTTGTGACGCGGTTCAATAGGGCACTTGCCAAAATTCGACATAAtgaattggatttcgatcataaagATGTAAATGAGAAACCTCTCTTGAAAACCTCGTGggcaatggaaaagaaaatgagcgAAATATATACACGAACCATATTTGAGAGGTTTCAAGAGGAAATCTTTCAAATTAATGCGTATGTGGTTACGTTAATACGCGAGAATGAACATTGGTGTTTGTGGAATGTTCAGAGAGAAGAAATGGAAGGTGCGAGAATTCGTGAGATTTCGGTAGACAAGTCATTGAACCGTGTGAGTTGTAGCTGTAAGATGTTTGAATTCGATGGAATTCCATGTCGGCACCTATTAGCGTACCTGTTTAGAATCCAAATTAGAGAACTCCCTACTAAATACATCTTGCAGAGGTGGACGAAAACAGCAAAAGCAGGCAGGGTGATGGATGACTTAGGTAGTGGTGTGAAAGAAATATGTAACAGTTCACTTCTTGTGAGACGACAAGGTCTTTTCCAACTTGCTTGTACAGTTATCGATGATGCTGTATTagatgaagaagaaagtgaaGTTGTGCGAGAAGCTTTGGAATCTAGTCAAAAAAAGATTGCATTGATGAGGAGTTCTCGCAaagatggttcaacgagtcgtatCCAAGTGCCTTCTTCTCTCGGAAGCCAACATTGTTTGAAAGAACCACTTCAAGTTAGGGCAAAGGGTTGTGGTAAACGTTTGAAAGGGGGAAAAGAGAAGGCTGTCAAGCAGAGAAGGAAATGTAATGGTTGTGGGTTAACCGGGCAGTTGC